One part of the Gemmatimonadaceae bacterium genome encodes these proteins:
- a CDS encoding ABC transporter transmembrane domain-containing protein: MGLYRRLLRFVRPHWWRMAGTIGSSVIAATLDAFSFTLLIPFLNALFKAKQYIPTSGKLAALQERMVGAFLDPAKPLQSLEAMIVAIVIIVAVKNVFVWMGGQLGAALQELVTRDLRDRVFTHLQRLPLGYFQRTKTGQVISKVLSDTEQTKALITELVTKSIQNVAQIAATVVVLLYYSPRLTLVSLVIAPLLTLALQPILRRLRHAYRRLRNDYGEITSVLQEVVSGIRLVKSFGAEPYEDGRFTDANHRYSGGMVRVARTAVLSQPLTEVIGTAVAVLILWMGAREVLAPGATLDGATLITFMIMVMRLLPPLKQLSQAPTTAQQSMAAAERLFGVLDQPTEAEMDRGTVQVLEFRDRLEFEGLCFAYDHEPVLTDISFVARKGEVVALVGASGAGKSTLVDLIPRFYEPTAGRIVLDGRDTRQITLQSLRALTGIVSQDTVLFNDTVRSNIAYGASARYTDAQVEAAARAANAHGFITELPNGYATVLGERGTRLSGGQRQRIAIARALLTDPPILILDEATSALDTESERLVQEAIDRLLAGRTVFVIAHRLSTITHASQILVLDRGQIVERGTHGELLALHGAYHRLHSLQFRDERQPAAATGP; this comes from the coding sequence ATGGGATTGTATCGTCGGCTGTTGCGCTTCGTGCGCCCGCACTGGTGGCGCATGGCGGGCACGATCGGGAGCAGCGTCATCGCGGCCACGCTCGACGCGTTCTCGTTCACGCTGCTGATCCCGTTCCTGAACGCGCTGTTCAAGGCCAAGCAGTACATCCCGACCAGCGGGAAGCTCGCGGCGTTGCAGGAACGCATGGTCGGCGCGTTCCTCGATCCGGCCAAGCCGCTGCAATCGCTCGAGGCGATGATCGTCGCGATCGTGATCATCGTGGCCGTGAAGAACGTGTTCGTGTGGATGGGCGGCCAACTGGGCGCGGCGCTGCAGGAGTTGGTCACCCGCGACCTGCGCGACCGCGTGTTCACCCATCTCCAGCGGCTGCCGCTCGGCTACTTCCAGCGCACCAAGACCGGCCAGGTGATCTCCAAGGTCCTCTCCGACACCGAGCAGACCAAGGCCCTGATCACCGAGCTGGTCACGAAGAGCATCCAGAACGTGGCCCAGATCGCGGCCACGGTGGTCGTGCTGCTCTACTACTCGCCGCGCCTGACGTTGGTCTCGCTGGTCATCGCGCCGCTGCTCACCCTGGCGCTCCAGCCCATCCTGCGGCGGCTGCGGCATGCCTACCGGCGCCTGCGCAACGACTACGGCGAGATCACCAGCGTGCTGCAGGAAGTGGTGAGCGGCATCCGCCTCGTGAAGTCGTTCGGCGCCGAGCCGTACGAGGACGGGCGGTTCACCGACGCCAACCACCGCTACTCCGGCGGCATGGTGCGCGTGGCGCGCACGGCGGTGCTCTCGCAGCCGCTCACCGAGGTGATCGGCACCGCGGTGGCGGTGCTCATCCTGTGGATGGGGGCGCGCGAGGTGCTGGCGCCGGGGGCCACCCTCGACGGCGCCACGCTGATCACCTTCATGATCATGGTGATGCGCCTGTTGCCGCCGCTCAAGCAGCTGTCGCAGGCGCCGACCACGGCGCAGCAGTCCATGGCGGCCGCCGAGCGCCTGTTCGGCGTGCTCGACCAGCCCACCGAAGCGGAGATGGACCGCGGCACGGTGCAGGTGCTGGAGTTCCGCGACCGCCTCGAATTCGAGGGCCTCTGCTTTGCCTACGACCACGAGCCGGTGCTCACCGACATCAGCTTCGTGGCGCGCAAGGGCGAAGTGGTCGCGCTCGTCGGCGCGAGCGGCGCCGGAAAGAGCACCCTCGTCGATCTCATCCCGCGCTTCTACGAGCCGACGGCCGGCCGCATCGTGCTCGACGGCCGGGACACGCGCCAGATCACGCTCCAGTCGCTGCGGGCCCTCACCGGCATCGTGAGTCAGGACACCGTGCTGTTCAACGACACCGTGCGCAGCAACATCGCGTACGGCGCGAGCGCGCGGTATACCGACGCCCAGGTCGAGGCCGCCGCCCGCGCCGCCAACGCCCACGGGTTCATCACCGAACTGCCCAACGGCTACGCCACGGTGCTGGGCGAACGCGGCACCCGCCTCTCCGGCGGCCAGCGGCAGCGCATCGCCATCGCCCGCGCGCTGCTCACCGATCCGCCCATCCTGATTCTCGACGAGGCCACCTCGGCGCTCGACACCGAGTCGGAACGGCTGGTGCAGGAAGCCATCGACCGATTGCTGGCCGGACGCACGGTGTTCGTGATCGCGCACCGGCTGTCCACGATCACCCACGCCAGCCAGATCCTCGTGCTCGACCGCGGACAGATCGTGGAGCGGGGCACGCACGGCGAATTGCTCGCGCTGCACGGCGCGTACCACCGCCTGCACTCGCTGCAGTTCCGCGACGAGCGCCAGCCCGCCGCCGCCACGGGCCCATGA
- the ruvA gene encoding Holliday junction branch migration protein RuvA, producing MIAEVRGSLSARSLDRVTVMTSGGVGYELLIPLSVFEVLPKLGDPVHLHTHLVVRDDGWLLFGFRTPFERRVFQLLLTANGVGPALALALVSHLTAERLVRALGEKDIATLQSVPRVGRKKAERILLDLADKLEDLAVDGAAPRPEGAGSEDAIRALVSLGYSPADAEKAVRAALDAGGRGLPAAELIRRALAAVAAR from the coding sequence GTGATCGCCGAAGTGCGCGGCAGCCTGAGCGCCCGCTCGCTCGACCGCGTGACCGTGATGACCTCCGGCGGCGTGGGCTACGAGCTGTTGATCCCGCTCAGCGTGTTCGAAGTGCTCCCCAAGCTGGGCGATCCGGTGCACCTGCACACGCATCTCGTGGTGCGCGACGACGGCTGGCTGCTGTTCGGCTTCCGCACGCCGTTCGAACGGCGGGTGTTCCAGCTCCTGCTCACCGCCAACGGCGTCGGCCCGGCGCTGGCGCTGGCGCTCGTGTCGCACCTCACGGCCGAGCGCCTGGTGCGCGCGCTGGGCGAGAAGGACATCGCGACGTTGCAGAGCGTGCCGCGCGTGGGGCGCAAGAAGGCCGAGCGCATCCTGCTCGATCTGGCCGACAAGCTGGAGGACCTCGCGGTGGACGGCGCCGCGCCGCGCCCCGAGGGGGCCGGCTCGGAGGACGCGATCCGCGCGCTCGTCTCGCTGGGCTACTCGCCGGCCGACGCCGAGAAGGCGGTGCGCGCCGCGCTCGATGCGGGCGGCCGCGGCCTGCCGGCGGCGGAGCTCATCCGCCGCGCGCTGGCCGCGGTAGCGGCGCGCTAG
- a CDS encoding aminotransferase class I/II-fold pyridoxal phosphate-dependent enzyme, with translation MRAAQRTATFTESVIREMTRVANLYEAVNLSQGFPDFPMPAPMKDAACAAIHGDVNQYAITWGSAALRLAVAEKYRRWYGMEVDTEREITVTCGATEAMASVFLALVDPGDEVIVLEPFYENYGPDAILAGAKPVFVPLDRPNWTLNPDRLRAAFSERTKAIIINTPHNPTGRVFTREEMNLIAELCIKYDAWAITDEIYEHIRYAGDHHVLATWPGMRERTITISGLSKTFSCTGWRLGYAIAPAEQTAAIRKVHDFLTVGAPAPLQAAGAVGMRFDAEYFNHMAQEYRARRELLLPALREAGFTFSVPEGAYYVLADFSALSADDDVTFAKWMAKEIGVATVPGSSFYHDPALGRSLVRFAFCKKLETLERAVERLAKLNR, from the coding sequence GTGCGAGCAGCGCAGCGCACGGCGACGTTCACGGAATCCGTCATCCGCGAGATGACGCGAGTCGCCAACCTCTACGAAGCGGTCAATCTCTCGCAGGGCTTTCCCGACTTTCCGATGCCGGCGCCGATGAAGGACGCCGCGTGCGCCGCGATCCACGGCGACGTGAACCAGTACGCGATCACGTGGGGGAGCGCGGCGCTGCGCCTGGCGGTGGCCGAGAAGTACCGGCGCTGGTACGGCATGGAGGTGGACACGGAGCGGGAGATCACCGTGACGTGCGGAGCCACCGAGGCGATGGCCAGCGTGTTCCTGGCGCTCGTCGATCCGGGCGACGAGGTGATCGTCCTCGAGCCGTTCTACGAGAACTACGGCCCCGACGCGATCCTGGCCGGCGCCAAGCCCGTATTCGTGCCGCTCGACCGGCCCAACTGGACGCTCAATCCCGACCGCCTGCGGGCGGCGTTCAGCGAGCGCACCAAGGCGATCATCATCAACACGCCGCACAATCCCACCGGCCGCGTGTTCACGCGTGAGGAGATGAACCTCATCGCCGAGCTGTGCATCAAGTACGACGCCTGGGCGATCACCGACGAGATCTACGAGCACATCCGGTACGCCGGCGACCACCACGTGCTGGCCACCTGGCCGGGCATGCGGGAGCGCACGATCACGATCTCGGGATTGTCGAAGACGTTCAGCTGCACCGGGTGGCGGCTGGGATACGCCATCGCGCCCGCCGAGCAGACGGCGGCCATCCGCAAGGTGCACGACTTCCTCACCGTGGGCGCGCCGGCGCCGCTGCAGGCGGCGGGCGCCGTGGGCATGCGGTTCGACGCCGAGTACTTCAACCACATGGCGCAGGAGTACCGCGCGCGGCGCGAACTGCTCCTGCCGGCGCTGCGCGAGGCGGGATTCACGTTCTCCGTGCCCGAGGGGGCGTACTACGTGCTGGCCGATTTCTCGGCGCTCAGCGCCGACGACGACGTGACGTTCGCCAAGTGGATGGCCAAGGAGATCGGCGTGGCCACCGTGCCCGGATCGAGCTTCTACCACGACCCGGCGTTGGGACGCTCGCTGGTACGGTTCGCGTTCTGCAAGAAGCTCGAGACGCTCGAACGCGCGGTGGAGCGGCTGGCGAAGCTGAACCGCTGA
- the ruvB gene encoding Holliday junction branch migration DNA helicase RuvB, with translation MTRAEITTPEALPDESVVELSLRPQRLAEFIGQTKVKESLRIWIDAALARREPLDHALFFGPPGLGKTTLAELIARELGVNVRTTSGPALEKPGDLVGTLTNLRAGDILFIDEIHRLRPIIEEFLYPAMEDFKIDIRLSEGPKAQTITMPIERFTLIGATTRFGMLTPPMRARFGIVERLNFYPPEDLEQIVVRSAEVLRVAIDAEGAREIARRARGTPRVANRLLRRVRDYAQVRADGAITREVAGELLRMIDVDEFGLDDMDARILKTIIEKFDGGPVGLASIGTAVGEDANTIEEVFEPFLVQNGFLQRTSRGRVATAQAYRHFGYVVPAGGQGELL, from the coding sequence ATGACCCGCGCCGAGATCACCACGCCCGAAGCGCTCCCCGACGAGTCGGTCGTCGAGCTGTCGCTGCGCCCCCAGCGTCTGGCCGAATTCATCGGCCAGACCAAGGTCAAGGAGAGCCTGCGCATCTGGATCGACGCCGCGCTGGCGCGCCGCGAGCCACTGGATCACGCGCTGTTCTTCGGGCCGCCCGGGCTCGGCAAGACGACGCTCGCCGAACTGATCGCGCGCGAACTCGGCGTGAACGTGCGCACCACCTCCGGCCCGGCGCTCGAGAAGCCCGGCGATCTCGTGGGCACGCTCACCAACCTGCGCGCCGGCGACATCCTGTTCATCGACGAGATCCACCGCCTGCGCCCGATCATCGAGGAATTCCTCTACCCCGCGATGGAGGATTTCAAGATCGACATCCGGCTCTCCGAGGGGCCCAAGGCGCAGACGATCACGATGCCGATCGAACGGTTCACGCTGATCGGCGCCACGACGCGGTTCGGGATGCTGACGCCGCCGATGCGCGCCCGATTCGGCATCGTGGAACGCCTGAACTTCTACCCGCCCGAGGATCTGGAACAGATCGTCGTGCGCTCGGCCGAGGTGCTGCGCGTGGCGATCGATGCCGAGGGCGCCCGCGAGATCGCCCGCCGCGCGCGGGGGACGCCGCGCGTGGCCAATCGCCTGCTGCGCCGGGTGCGCGACTATGCGCAGGTGCGGGCCGACGGGGCGATCACGCGCGAGGTGGCCGGCGAGTTGCTGCGGATGATCGACGTGGACGAGTTCGGCCTCGACGACATGGACGCGCGCATCCTCAAGACGATCATCGAGAAGTTCGACGGCGGGCCGGTGGGACTGGCGAGCATCGGCACCGCGGTGGGCGAGGACGCGAATACGATCGAGGAGGTGTTCGAGCCCTTCCTGGTGCAGAACGGATTCCTGCAGCGCACCTCGCGCGGGCGCGTGGCCACGGCCCAGGCCTATCGGCATTTCGGATATGTGGTGCCGGCGGGCGGACAGGGAGAGCTGCTGTAA
- a CDS encoding YebC/PmpR family DNA-binding transcriptional regulator, translated as MAGHSKWKQIKHYKAATDAKRGALFTKLIREITIAAKQGGGDPGGNARLRTAIDTARQNSMPKENIERAVKKGTGELEGVDYQELMYEGYGPGGVAIMIAALTDNATRTVADVRHKMSRGGGNVGAQNSVAWMFDKKGQLTIDATKYGEDKALEAALDAGAEDFARDGDVYVVTTEPAAFHGVKEALEAKGIAVAESEPVVMVPRNTVKVEGKTAEQLLKLLEELEMMDDVQKVWANFDIDVADMANAG; from the coding sequence ATGGCTGGCCACAGCAAATGGAAGCAGATCAAGCATTACAAGGCAGCGACCGACGCCAAGCGCGGGGCGCTGTTCACGAAGCTCATCCGTGAAATCACCATCGCCGCCAAGCAGGGGGGCGGCGATCCGGGGGGCAACGCGCGGCTGCGCACGGCCATCGACACGGCGCGCCAGAATTCCATGCCCAAGGAGAACATCGAGCGGGCCGTCAAGAAGGGCACGGGCGAACTCGAGGGCGTGGACTACCAGGAACTGATGTACGAGGGGTACGGCCCCGGCGGCGTGGCGATCATGATCGCCGCGCTCACCGACAACGCCACGCGCACCGTGGCCGACGTGCGCCACAAGATGTCGCGCGGCGGCGGGAACGTGGGCGCTCAGAACTCGGTGGCCTGGATGTTCGACAAAAAGGGCCAGCTCACGATCGACGCCACCAAGTACGGCGAGGACAAGGCGCTCGAAGCGGCGCTCGACGCGGGTGCCGAGGACTTCGCGCGCGACGGGGACGTGTACGTGGTGACCACCGAACCCGCGGCGTTCCACGGGGTGAAGGAGGCGCTCGAAGCCAAGGGCATCGCCGTGGCCGAGTCGGAGCCCGTGGTGATGGTGCCCAGGAACACCGTGAAGGTCGAGGGGAAGACGGCCGAGCAGCTGCTCAAGCTGCTCGAAGAGCTCGAGATGATGGACGACGTGCAGAAGGTCTGGGCCAACTTCGACATCGACGTCGCCGACATGGCGAACGCCGGGTAG
- the ruvC gene encoding crossover junction endodeoxyribonuclease RuvC, whose translation MLVLGVDPGTAQTGYGVVRGDGTRQPVLVECGVLRTKARDPLPARLREIYDGVCELLDRHRPDAMAVEDVFYARNVRTTIVLGHARGVILLAGEQRGIPIHEFPPAEIKKAVVGRGAATKEQVQFMVTKLLRLKSPPQPSDAADGVAAALACIMGARVPKLYVLPGGRA comes from the coding sequence GTGCTCGTCCTTGGCGTCGACCCCGGCACGGCGCAGACCGGCTACGGGGTCGTGCGCGGAGACGGCACCCGCCAACCGGTGCTCGTGGAGTGCGGCGTGCTGCGCACCAAGGCGCGCGACCCGCTGCCGGCGCGCCTCCGCGAGATCTACGACGGGGTGTGTGAACTGCTCGACCGGCACCGGCCCGACGCGATGGCCGTGGAGGACGTGTTCTACGCCCGCAACGTGCGGACGACGATCGTCCTCGGGCACGCGCGCGGCGTGATTCTGCTGGCCGGCGAGCAGCGCGGCATCCCGATCCACGAGTTCCCGCCCGCCGAGATCAAGAAGGCCGTGGTGGGCCGCGGCGCCGCCACCAAGGAACAGGTGCAGTTCATGGTCACCAAGCTGCTCCGCCTCAAGTCGCCGCCCCAGCCGTCCGATGCCGCCGACGGCGTGGCCGCGGCGCTCGCCTGCATCATGGGCGCGCGCGTGCCCAAGCTGTACGTGCTCCCGGGAGGCCGCGCGTGA
- a CDS encoding DnaB-like helicase C-terminal domain-containing protein, which translates to MARSTDISPISKLLSRVDATADGAPVRDTVPSGFPSIDRMLGGGLRGGDLLVLGGDVGSGKSALALAIALRAAQQSVRTVFYCGEMIVERVMERALAIEGRVRIDDLRQGTLDDAARAVVGAAAVRLRDAMPAIDRMPAGGVAALAADLESRGHVSLVVVDPLESLATGARPRDEELAQAVLDLKALALRHNVAIFTTSQLPGLVPREDRRPHLDDFGALGAVKHHADVILALFREGMYDPRRELEGATELLVRKNRNGTTGYIDLYFYAQWMRFEDMLDPDR; encoded by the coding sequence ATGGCTCGGAGCACTGACATCTCACCGATTTCCAAACTGCTGTCGCGCGTTGACGCGACCGCGGACGGGGCACCCGTCAGGGACACCGTACCGAGCGGATTCCCGAGCATCGATCGCATGCTCGGCGGCGGCCTTCGGGGCGGGGACCTGCTCGTGCTCGGCGGCGACGTGGGCAGCGGCAAGTCCGCGCTGGCGCTCGCCATTGCCTTGCGGGCGGCGCAGCAGAGCGTGCGCACCGTGTTCTACTGCGGGGAGATGATCGTGGAGCGGGTGATGGAGCGCGCGCTGGCCATCGAGGGGCGCGTGCGGATAGACGACCTGCGGCAGGGCACTCTGGACGACGCCGCGCGGGCCGTGGTCGGTGCGGCGGCGGTGCGCCTGCGCGACGCCATGCCGGCCATCGACCGCATGCCGGCCGGCGGCGTGGCGGCGCTGGCGGCGGATCTCGAATCACGGGGCCACGTTTCGCTGGTCGTGGTGGACCCCCTCGAGTCCCTGGCCACGGGGGCCAGGCCGCGTGACGAGGAGCTGGCCCAGGCGGTGCTCGACCTCAAGGCGCTGGCGCTCCGCCACAATGTCGCCATATTCACGACCTCACAGCTCCCGGGCCTCGTTCCGCGCGAGGACCGGCGTCCTCACCTGGATGATTTCGGCGCCCTCGGCGCCGTCAAGCACCACGCCGATGTGATTCTGGCGCTCTTCCGCGAGGGGATGTACGACCCCCGCCGAGAACTCGAAGGCGCCACCGAACTGCTGGTCCGCAAGAACCGCAACGGCACCACGGGCTACATCGATCTGTACTTCTACGCCCAGTGGATGCGATTTGAAGACATGCTGGATCCCGACCGGTAG
- a CDS encoding response regulator, with translation MAHQAKSVLWVDDEAELLEPHRMFLREKGFQVEMATNADDAAEMVRRRTFDLVLLDEQMPGKRGLEAFRELREIDPNLAIVMVTKSEEDETLTEALGADMSGYLVKPVTPRQVFALVARLLEGPRIRQQALARRFVDRFRELQTDQMRNLDWRGWIDRYIELTHWDLDLAEAGESGLHESLRGLYPDVRREFAHYMMRAYPDWLARLDGDRPPLSIDIVSEFLMPVLQHDRGVLYVVVDCLRLDQWKVIEPIIAQLFEVETTHYFSILPTATPYSRNALFSGLFPSEIAARFPDWWGERDDESLNAHERDLLEAQLVELNRRVPVRYEKVNTMLDASDLERRLANAIAPDGISAFVFNFIDLLTHGRSESAILYEVARDEVALRQLTHQWFQRSPLLTVLKEAARRGLKVLITSDHGSIHCHTPVTVFAKRDATPHLRYKFGEDLRAEHPDQALLFRREEALKLPRRGMGAHTLLASGDGFFVYPTKLREYQSRYRGSFLHGGVTPEECILPVSLLTPRR, from the coding sequence ATGGCGCACCAGGCGAAGTCCGTCCTCTGGGTGGACGATGAGGCGGAGCTTCTGGAACCCCACCGCATGTTCTTGCGCGAGAAGGGGTTCCAGGTAGAGATGGCGACCAACGCGGACGACGCCGCCGAGATGGTTCGGCGACGGACGTTCGATCTGGTGCTCCTCGACGAGCAGATGCCGGGCAAGCGCGGCCTGGAGGCGTTTCGCGAGCTGCGCGAGATCGACCCGAACCTCGCCATCGTGATGGTTACCAAGAGCGAAGAGGACGAGACGCTGACCGAGGCGCTGGGCGCCGACATGAGCGGGTACCTCGTCAAGCCGGTCACGCCGCGACAGGTGTTCGCGCTCGTGGCGCGGCTCCTCGAGGGGCCGCGCATCCGGCAGCAGGCGCTCGCCCGCCGATTCGTGGATCGATTCCGCGAGTTGCAGACGGATCAGATGCGCAATCTGGATTGGCGCGGATGGATCGACCGGTACATCGAACTCACCCATTGGGACCTCGATCTGGCCGAGGCGGGAGAGTCCGGGCTGCACGAGTCGCTGCGCGGCCTGTACCCCGACGTACGCCGCGAATTCGCCCACTACATGATGCGCGCCTACCCCGACTGGCTGGCTCGGCTCGACGGCGATCGGCCGCCGCTGAGCATCGACATCGTCTCGGAATTCCTGATGCCGGTGCTGCAGCACGACCGCGGGGTGCTCTACGTGGTCGTGGACTGCCTGCGGCTGGACCAGTGGAAGGTGATCGAGCCGATCATCGCCCAGCTGTTCGAGGTCGAGACCACGCACTATTTCTCGATTCTCCCCACCGCCACGCCGTATTCGCGCAACGCCCTGTTCAGCGGGCTGTTCCCCAGCGAGATCGCGGCCCGGTTCCCCGACTGGTGGGGCGAACGCGACGACGAATCGCTCAACGCGCACGAGCGCGACCTGCTCGAGGCGCAGCTCGTGGAGTTGAACCGGCGCGTGCCGGTGCGCTACGAGAAGGTGAACACGATGCTCGACGCCTCCGATCTGGAGCGCCGGCTCGCCAACGCCATCGCCCCCGACGGGATCAGTGCGTTCGTGTTCAACTTCATCGACCTGCTCACCCACGGCCGCTCGGAATCGGCGATTCTGTACGAGGTGGCGCGCGACGAGGTCGCGCTCCGCCAGCTCACGCACCAGTGGTTCCAGCGTTCGCCGCTGCTCACCGTGCTCAAGGAAGCGGCCCGCCGCGGGCTCAAGGTGCTGATCACGAGCGACCACGGGTCCATCCACTGCCACACGCCGGTCACGGTGTTCGCCAAGCGCGACGCCACGCCGCATCTGCGCTACAAGTTCGGCGAGGACCTGCGGGCCGAGCATCCCGACCAGGCGCTGCTGTTCCGCCGGGAGGAGGCGCTCAAGCTGCCGCGTCGCGGCATGGGGGCGCACACCCTGCTCGCCAGCGGCGACGGGTTCTTCGTGTATCCCACCAAACTGCGCGAGTACCAGAGCCGGTATCGCGGATCGTTCCTGCACGGGGGCGTGACCCCCGAGGAGTGCATTCTGCCGGTGTCCCTCCTCACGCCGCGCCGCTGA
- a CDS encoding tetratricopeptide repeat protein translates to MRSLRSVVVVALAALLGACATAGTVGPEGIARLESARSEHPSDASASRALGIAYYQAKRYPEARQALEQAAALDPRDGTTQLFLGMTAEAQNDFVAARAAYSSYVKYGRTARVRGMLQERLAALNQKELVQGAQQAVANEAKLASVPGSPNTVAVLPMTFSGSDTTLRPLGRGLTELLTTDLAQSPKLTVVERARVQALVDEIQLQQSGATDQSTGVRAGKMLQAGRLIAGGIQQTGSNLQVNAPIVNVDNGQVVGAPSDNRTLDQLFTIEQDIAFGIFNSLGVTLTTAERDRIQQRPTKSLAAFLAFSRGLTFQDEGRFDDASQLFDQAMRIDPGFGAAATRAQQTHAAAQGQQVTPATVEVGLRGTGEGRIVDGASQGLVISGSSGGLASTAAATASVLNPSPASVASTGGGTTTTQTPGKTNPAATGTGTDNVSNKTAIISIVVQIPH, encoded by the coding sequence ATGCGCAGTCTTCGCTCCGTTGTCGTCGTCGCGCTCGCCGCTCTGCTTGGCGCCTGCGCCACGGCGGGCACGGTGGGCCCCGAGGGAATCGCGCGACTCGAGAGCGCCCGGTCCGAGCATCCGAGCGATGCGTCCGCCAGCCGTGCCCTCGGCATCGCGTACTACCAGGCCAAGCGGTACCCCGAGGCCCGGCAGGCGCTCGAGCAGGCGGCGGCGCTGGATCCGCGCGACGGGACCACCCAACTCTTCCTGGGCATGACCGCCGAGGCGCAGAACGACTTCGTTGCGGCGCGTGCCGCGTATTCATCGTACGTGAAGTACGGCCGCACGGCGCGGGTGCGCGGGATGCTCCAGGAGCGACTCGCGGCGCTGAACCAGAAAGAGCTGGTGCAGGGCGCGCAACAGGCCGTGGCCAATGAGGCCAAGCTCGCCTCGGTGCCCGGCTCGCCGAACACGGTGGCCGTGCTGCCAATGACGTTCAGCGGGAGCGACACGACGCTGCGTCCGCTGGGACGCGGGCTCACCGAGCTGCTGACCACCGATCTTGCGCAGTCGCCCAAGCTGACCGTGGTCGAGCGGGCCCGCGTTCAGGCGCTGGTGGACGAGATCCAACTGCAGCAGTCGGGCGCCACGGATCAGAGCACGGGCGTGCGGGCCGGCAAGATGCTGCAGGCGGGCCGGCTGATCGCGGGCGGCATCCAGCAGACCGGCAGCAATCTGCAGGTGAACGCGCCGATCGTGAACGTGGACAACGGACAGGTGGTGGGCGCGCCCAGCGACAATCGCACGCTCGACCAACTGTTCACGATCGAGCAGGACATCGCGTTCGGGATCTTCAATTCGCTGGGCGTGACGCTGACCACGGCCGAGCGCGACCGGATCCAGCAGCGGCCCACGAAGTCGCTGGCGGCGTTCCTCGCGTTCAGCCGCGGGCTCACGTTCCAGGACGAGGGCCGGTTCGACGACGCCAGCCAGCTGTTCGACCAGGCGATGCGGATCGATCCCGGATTCGGCGCGGCGGCCACGCGGGCGCAGCAGACGCACGCCGCGGCGCAGGGGCAGCAGGTCACGCCGGCGACCGTGGAAGTGGGCCTGCGCGGAACGGGTGAAGGACGGATCGTGGACGGCGCGTCGCAGGGCCTGGTGATCAGCGGATCCAGCGGCGGGCTGGCGAGCACGGCGGCGGCCACGGCGTCGGTGCTCAATCCGTCCCCGGCGAGCGTGGCCTCGACGGGCGGCGGCACCACCACCACCCAGACGCCGGGCAAGACCAATCCGGCGGCGACGGGCACCGGCACCGACAACGTGTCCAACAAGACGGCGATCATCTCCATCGTCGTCCAGATTCCGCACTAG